The region TCCAGCTTCAATTGTTTCCTTTGTTCGTTCTATTGTAACATATTTCGTTACGCCGATGATGTTTATGTCATCCGGATTGCGATTACTTTTCGCACAAGCTTGTCTGATATTTGCTTGAATCACTCGTAAATTTTCTGCTACGTCCATGATTGTTCTCTCCTCTCTTTGCACACCGGTTAAGGAATATAGCCAATAAACCCTAACATTCTGCCTGTCTTACCATGATCTCGCCGGTGTGAAAAAAATAATGACTCATCACGAAAAGTGCAATAATTTGTTATACCTATATTATGACGGAAAACCCCACATTGTAAAAGGATTTCTTTGTTTAATTGTTTTAGATCCAGCAAATAGCGATGATTAGCAAGTTTTTTAACCGTATGCTTCTGCAATTGTGTTGGTATCGACTGAATCACACGTTGATCGACCTCATAATTTGCTTGTGATATACAAGGTCCAATGATGACATTTAGATGACGTACATCGCTGCCAGTATGTTGCAGTTGTTTAACCATTTTTTCCGCCATTCGATTAACGGTGCCCTTCCAACCAGCATGAGCAATCCCAATGTAACCTGTTGTTTGATCAAAGAAAAATAATGGCACACAATCAGCGAAGAAGGCGGTACACAATATACCAGGTTTATTTGTAATTATACCATCAACCCCAGCCAAAGAATCCTCAAGGGAAACGGAACCTTTTCCTTTGTCATCGTCTGTGACAGTAATGATTTCGGTTGCGTGAACCTGCTCTGCTCCTACCCAATCCTGAAGCGGAAAACCAAGCATTTGTGCCAGTCGTTTTCGATTGTTTAGCACATCCTGTTTATCGTCTTGCACATGTAATCCATGATTAAATGACGAAAAAGGCTGCTTGCTGACACCACCGTTTCTTGTGGTGAATCCAGCGCACAGCTTCGGATTGATTTGTTTCCATGTATCGATAAGTAGAATAGAATCTGTATGCTGATTAAACGGTTCTGCCATAAAAATCCCCTCCAGTTTATACCTATTCTATTCTACCATAGTTTTAGCGCTTTTCCATGTCATCCCGATCCGGATATAAGGATGGTGACTCTACATTCTTCACCAGAATTACATCCGCTCCGATTGTTGCTATTTGGCTCCAATAAATAATCAACTCATCTGCTTTTCCAAAAAATCCACTCTGCTTTTCTTTTATAGGCACAATTAATGCGGTAATTTTACCAGTCGCGCCATCGATCTCCAAATCCGTGAAATGACCCAACTTCGCCCCGTCACTAATACTAATAATTTCCTTTAACTGTAACTGCGATAATGTTACCATATTCCTCACCCACCTTACTACATCTATATGCAGGGATATGTAACTTTCATGTACAAAAATAAGCCGTATCACATTTGTGATACGGCTTATTTACGGGTAACTTTTACCACTACTATTCAAACATCTCTTTATTCATTTGATCAATTGCGGCTTTTTCCAGGCGCGAGACTTGTGCCTGGGAAATCCCAATTTCATCTGCAACTTCCATTTGTGTCTTCCCTTGAAAAAATCGTTTGTTCAAAATCATTTTCTCTCGTGCATTTAATTGAACCATACCCTCTTTCAAGCTTAATTTGTCCACCCATGTATCATCTTTATCCTTGTCATCACTAATCTGATCCATGACAAAAATCGGATCGCCGCCATCATTGTAAATCGGCTCAAATAATGATACTGGATCCTGAATCGCATCCATGGCAAAAACGATATCGGAATGGGGAACTCCCATTTCCTCGGCAATTTCCATTGGTGTTGGTTCTTTAGAGGTCTTATTTATTAGTTTTTCTCTTACTTGCAAGGCTTTATATGCGATATCACGCAATGATCTTGATACGCGAATGGGATTATTGTCCCTTAAATATCGTCTGATTTCACCGATAATCATTGGTACTGCATACGTAGAAAACTTAACATTATGTCCTAAATCAAAATTATCAATTGATTTCATGAGTCCAATACAGCCCACTTGAAATAAGTCATCCACGTACTCACCACGATTATTAAATCGCTGAATCACACTTAAGACCAACCGTAAATTTCCATTGACCAATTCTTCTCTGGCAGAAATGTCTCCTTCTTGCATTTTGATGAATAATTTCTTCATTTCCTCGTTCTTTAATACAGGTAATTTTGATGTATCAACACCACATATCTCTACTTTATGTCTGGCCATGATGGTCCTACCCTCCCGTTGGAGATGCTGTTCATGGACAGTATCTCCGCGGGGAAAGTTTTTTATGCAGTCTGATTCGGGTTACAATCGGATGAAAATCGGTGCTTCCCTACTAAAAATAAGGGCTAAACCATTTTATTAAATTCTTTTTTTAGGCGTCTGATTATTTTCTTCTCCAACCTGGAAATATATGATTGAGATATACCGAGCATATCTGCAACATCTTTTTGCGTTTTTTCTTCTTCGCCAACAAGCCCAAAACGAAGCTCCATAATCTGTTTTTCCCGATCATTTAATTGGGAAAGGGCATTTTTTAATAAATGTTTATCTACATTAGATTCCAGGTTTCTGGTAATAATATCATCATCCGTTCCCAATACATCGGATAACAATAATTCATTTCCATCCCAATCAATGTTTAACGGCTCATCAAATGAAATTTCTGATTTCAATTTATTATTTCTGCGTAAATACATCAAAATTTCGTTTTCAATACAACGCGAGGCATAGGTTGCCAGCTTTATTTTCTTTTCCGGATTAAATGTATTGACTGCTTTAATCAGTCCAATGGTGCCAATACTAATCAAATCCTCAATATTAATACCTGTATTTTCAAATTTACGGGCTATGTACACAACCAGCCGCAAATTTCGCTCAATTAACATGGCACGGGCTGCTTTATCTCCTTTTGGCAAGCGCTGGAGTAATTCCTGTTCTTCCGTTTTGGATAATGGCGGCGGTAAAGCTTCACTCCCCCCAATATAATAAATTTCGTCTGATTTTATTCCCAATTTCATGAGCGTATTGTACCACCACAAACGCATCCTCAATTTCCATTTACGCAAAACAATCTCCCCTTTTTGATGTCTTTATGAAATTTATGGCTATAGAAATCCTCTAACTGGAATGGCCATGTCCGGCTCCAGGTCAAAGTGCCAGTCAACCACCATCACCTCCAAATACTACTGACCAGGTGCTTTACGCCTTTGTTTTTAAGCCGGATGTACTGCAGCCAATTTGATGATTTGTGGATGGAGTAAACAATGATAACTGTCATCATCCGTTAACGAGGCAAATTGAATGCCTATTAATGCTTTGCTTGTGATAATTTTCCCTTTATCATAATAAACTGTAATATTATCAGGCTTAATGGTTAACATGAATAGCCTTTTTCCGTCGACACCCTGGAATGGGACCAATTGAATTCGGTTCTGCCATTGATCCGGTATACAATCAAAATCCAGCTCTTCTTGGGCACTTTTTAGCAGTTCCCATTCATCTTCGGAAAACCAGTTCATTAAAAATTGCTTATCACAGATAATTACCGGTTTTTTTGTCAGTGGATCAACCAATTGGTTCCCGCTGTCAATATACCCCGTTGTCGAATGACTCACTTGATTAAGCTCGATAGTAACAGAATATAGCTGGTCGTAGCGGATTTTTTCGGTAGCGTGCTTGTCCATACGGTTTTTCGTAAACCACCAAATAATCGGAAATCCAATAACTATAAAAATCCAGCTAGTGGGATCACCATAGCCTTTATTGAAAGTAAGCACCCCATTGGCCGAGAACCCAATTGGATTTTGCAGCAAAAAATGTACAGCTATCAGACCACCTCCAATTGAAAATGTAGTAAAGTAGAATAATAGCAGCATTTTTAAAAAGCGACGAATCGAATAAAAACGGAAAGAGCATAAAATAATCACCAAAGAATAACAGATTTTCCCTAAAACGGTAGTAAAAAAAGAGTCCGGGTAATACAATGAGATAGGCACAATGATTGATGCCACAAATGCACCAAACATGATTCTGATTTTTCCCGAGCTATCTTTGGCTAAAATCTGTGTGAGCATTAGCAGCATCATGTCTAATAGAAAGTTCAATAACCAGACAGCATCAAGATAAACAGTCACACCGC is a window of Lentibacillus daqui DNA encoding:
- the sigG gene encoding RNA polymerase sporulation sigma factor SigG; amino-acid sequence: MARHKVEICGVDTSKLPVLKNEEMKKLFIKMQEGDISAREELVNGNLRLVLSVIQRFNNRGEYVDDLFQVGCIGLMKSIDNFDLGHNVKFSTYAVPMIIGEIRRYLRDNNPIRVSRSLRDIAYKALQVREKLINKTSKEPTPMEIAEEMGVPHSDIVFAMDAIQDPVSLFEPIYNDGGDPIFVMDQISDDKDKDDTWVDKLSLKEGMVQLNAREKMILNKRFFQGKTQMEVADEIGISQAQVSRLEKAAIDQMNKEMFE
- the pgeF gene encoding peptidoglycan editing factor PgeF produces the protein MAEPFNQHTDSILLIDTWKQINPKLCAGFTTRNGGVSKQPFSSFNHGLHVQDDKQDVLNNRKRLAQMLGFPLQDWVGAEQVHATEIITVTDDDKGKGSVSLEDSLAGVDGIITNKPGILCTAFFADCVPLFFFDQTTGYIGIAHAGWKGTVNRMAEKMVKQLQHTGSDVRHLNVIIGPCISQANYEVDQRVIQSIPTQLQKHTVKKLANHRYLLDLKQLNKEILLQCGVFRHNIGITNYCTFRDESLFFSHRRDHGKTGRMLGFIGYIP
- the sigE gene encoding RNA polymerase sporulation sigma factor SigE, encoding MRKWKLRMRLWWYNTLMKLGIKSDEIYYIGGSEALPPPLSKTEEQELLQRLPKGDKAARAMLIERNLRLVVYIARKFENTGINIEDLISIGTIGLIKAVNTFNPEKKIKLATYASRCIENEILMYLRRNNKLKSEISFDEPLNIDWDGNELLLSDVLGTDDDIITRNLESNVDKHLLKNALSQLNDREKQIMELRFGLVGEEEKTQKDVADMLGISQSYISRLEKKIIRRLKKEFNKMV
- the spoIIGA gene encoding sigma-E processing peptidase SpoIIGA encodes the protein MTVYLDAVWLLNFLLDMMLLMLTQILAKDSSGKIRIMFGAFVASIIVPISLYYPDSFFTTVLGKICYSLVIILCSFRFYSIRRFLKMLLLFYFTTFSIGGGLIAVHFLLQNPIGFSANGVLTFNKGYGDPTSWIFIVIGFPIIWWFTKNRMDKHATEKIRYDQLYSVTIELNQVSHSTTGYIDSGNQLVDPLTKKPVIICDKQFLMNWFSEDEWELLKSAQEELDFDCIPDQWQNRIQLVPFQGVDGKRLFMLTIKPDNITVYYDKGKIITSKALIGIQFASLTDDDSYHCLLHPQIIKLAAVHPA
- a CDS encoding YlmC/YmxH family sporulation protein → MVTLSQLQLKEIISISDGAKLGHFTDLEIDGATGKITALIVPIKEKQSGFFGKADELIIYWSQIATIGADVILVKNVESPSLYPDRDDMEKR